A single region of the Salicibibacter cibi genome encodes:
- the dnaK gene encoding molecular chaperone DnaK, whose translation MSKTIGIDLGTTNSCVAVMEGGEPVVISNPEGNRTTPSAVAFKDGERQVGEIAKRQAITNENTVLSIKRHMGTDYTVEIEGKKYTPQEISAILLQKLKSDAESYLGDDVTKAVITVPAYFNDSQRQATKDAGTIAGLEVERIVNEPTAASLAYGLEKEEDQTILVYDLGGGTFDVSVLELGDGFFEVKSTSGDNELGGDDFDQVIIDYMVSEFKKENGVDLQQDKMAMQRLKDTAEKAKKELSGVTQAQLSLPFITADASGPKHLEMTMTRAQFEEGASQLVERTMGPARRAIQDSGVSASDIDKVILVGGSTRIPAVQEAIKGLTGKDPHKGVNPDEVVALGAAVQAGVLAGDVQDVVLLDVTPLSLGIETMGGVFTKLIDRNTTIPTSQSQVFSTAADNQSSVDIHVLQGEREMANDNKTLGRFQLTDIPAAPRGVPQIEVTFDIDANGIVNVRAKDKGTNKEQSITITSSSGLSEDEIDDMVKQAEENSEADKAKKEEAELRNEADQLIFTVDKTIKDLGENVDESEKQNAEDAKSKLQEALNGTDLEAIRTAKDELEQLVHSLSQKMYEQMAEQAQAEQGEQDEGQGESQDEDVVDTDYEEVDDENDDQQNKA comes from the coding sequence ATGAGTAAAACAATCGGAATCGACTTAGGAACAACGAATTCATGTGTAGCAGTTATGGAAGGCGGGGAGCCGGTCGTTATTTCCAACCCTGAAGGAAACCGGACGACGCCTTCGGCTGTCGCATTTAAAGATGGAGAAAGACAAGTAGGAGAGATCGCCAAGCGGCAGGCAATTACGAATGAGAATACCGTACTCTCCATTAAGCGCCATATGGGCACTGACTATACGGTCGAAATTGAAGGAAAAAAATATACGCCGCAAGAAATCTCCGCCATTCTTTTACAAAAATTAAAATCGGATGCTGAAAGCTATCTAGGGGATGATGTAACAAAAGCGGTCATTACCGTCCCTGCCTATTTCAATGATTCCCAGCGGCAAGCAACCAAAGATGCCGGTACGATTGCAGGGCTTGAAGTTGAGCGGATTGTAAACGAACCGACAGCGGCTTCCCTTGCCTACGGCCTCGAAAAAGAAGAGGATCAAACGATTCTCGTTTATGACCTTGGTGGCGGGACATTTGACGTTTCCGTTCTCGAGCTTGGCGATGGCTTTTTTGAAGTGAAGTCCACGTCCGGCGATAATGAACTCGGCGGTGATGACTTCGACCAAGTGATCATTGACTATATGGTTTCCGAGTTTAAAAAAGAAAACGGCGTGGACCTTCAACAAGACAAAATGGCGATGCAGCGGTTGAAAGACACGGCGGAAAAAGCGAAAAAAGAGCTTTCGGGTGTAACGCAAGCCCAGCTTTCTTTGCCGTTTATCACGGCAGACGCTTCAGGTCCAAAACATTTGGAGATGACAATGACGAGAGCGCAATTCGAAGAGGGTGCCTCTCAACTGGTAGAAAGAACAATGGGGCCTGCACGCCGTGCGATCCAGGATTCCGGCGTGAGCGCTTCAGATATAGATAAGGTTATTCTCGTTGGTGGCTCGACACGAATTCCGGCTGTACAAGAAGCAATTAAAGGCTTAACAGGCAAAGATCCGCATAAAGGAGTCAATCCGGATGAGGTTGTTGCGCTCGGTGCCGCGGTGCAAGCCGGTGTACTTGCCGGAGATGTCCAGGACGTTGTATTGTTGGATGTTACGCCGTTATCGCTCGGGATCGAGACAATGGGCGGCGTCTTTACGAAGCTGATTGACCGCAATACCACCATTCCGACAAGCCAGTCCCAAGTATTCTCAACCGCTGCCGATAACCAATCGTCCGTTGATATTCACGTGCTCCAAGGCGAGCGTGAAATGGCAAATGATAATAAAACCCTCGGCCGTTTCCAACTGACGGACATTCCGGCTGCGCCTCGGGGTGTTCCGCAAATTGAAGTTACGTTTGATATTGACGCGAACGGTATCGTCAATGTACGTGCGAAAGATAAAGGAACGAACAAAGAGCAATCGATTACGATTACTTCTTCTTCCGGTCTTTCCGAGGACGAAATCGATGACATGGTTAAACAGGCAGAAGAGAATTCCGAAGCTGACAAAGCGAAAAAAGAAGAAGCCGAACTTCGAAATGAAGCGGACCAACTGATTTTTACTGTTGACAAGACGATTAAAGACTTGGGAGAAAACGTAGACGAATCGGAAAAGCAAAATGCGGAAGATGCAAAAAGCAAGTTGCAGGAAGCCTTGAATGGCACGGACCTTGAAGCCATTCGCACAGCAAAAGATGAATTGGAGCAACTTGTGCATTCCCTCTCCCAGAAGATGTATGAGCAAATGGCAGAGCAAGCACAAGCCGAGCAAGGGGAGCAAGATGAAGGCCAAGGTGAATCCCAAGACGAAGATGTTGTTGACACCGACTACGAAGAAGTAGACGACGAAAACGATGATCAACAGAATAAGGCATAG
- the grpE gene encoding nucleotide exchange factor GrpE encodes MEVNDMSEKENDRQSEEEVEIIDPDSEDISSSADEDEEVSETETQIEALQAELEEWQNKVKRVQADYDNFRKRSRSEKEAAEQFRSQPLMEALLPVLDNFSRALESEGQNASDEGLYKGMEMVYRQFTEALESNGLEEIPTEGETFDPNVHQAVMQVEEEGFESNQIVEELQKGYKLKTRVIRPAMVKVNA; translated from the coding sequence ATGGAGGTGAACGACATGAGCGAAAAAGAGAATGACCGACAATCTGAAGAAGAGGTAGAAATTATCGATCCAGACTCTGAAGATATCTCTTCCTCTGCGGATGAAGATGAGGAAGTCTCGGAAACCGAAACGCAAATCGAGGCTCTGCAGGCGGAATTGGAAGAGTGGCAAAATAAAGTGAAGCGTGTCCAGGCGGATTATGATAATTTTCGCAAGCGTAGCCGTTCGGAAAAAGAAGCGGCGGAACAGTTTCGCTCCCAGCCATTAATGGAAGCACTCCTGCCCGTGCTTGACAATTTCAGCCGAGCTTTGGAATCTGAAGGTCAAAATGCTTCCGACGAGGGACTTTATAAAGGGATGGAAATGGTTTACCGCCAATTTACGGAGGCTCTGGAATCCAATGGGCTGGAAGAAATCCCGACGGAGGGCGAAACCTTTGATCCTAACGTGCACCAAGCGGTGATGCAGGTGGAGGAAGAAGGGTTTGAATCCAATCAAATTGTGGAAGAACTTCAGAAGGGTTACAAACTGAAAACACGCGTCATCCGACCGGCAATGGTAAAGGTTAACGCGTAA